The Brachyhypopomus gauderio isolate BG-103 chromosome 7, BGAUD_0.2, whole genome shotgun sequence genome has a window encoding:
- the LOC143518297 gene encoding lysozyme C-like: protein MQRFVMRLVLVVVLMCLAVSEARRLGRCEVVRNFKQQGLDGYEGFKLGNYVCMAFWESKWKTHKVRSSSSEVGKDYGIFQINSFKWCDDGTAGGKNMCQMPCGDLLKDDLKASVDCLKLIVKREGLQSWETWDKYCNGRKMSRWEKGCDLKKKNAEDFSQ, encoded by the exons ATGCAACGCTTTGTCATGAGACTTGTGCTGGTGGTGGTTCTGATGTGTCTGGCCGTGAGCGAAGCTCGCCGGCTGGGTCGCTGTGAGGTCGTCCGCAACTTCAAGCAGCAGGGCCTGGACGGCTATGAGGGCTTCAAACTGGGCAACT ATGTATGCATGGCCTTCTGGGAAAGCAAGTGGAAGACCCATAAGGTACGTAGCAGCAGCAGTGAGGTCGGCAAGGACTATGGGATCTTCCAGATCAACAGCTTCAAGTGGTGTGATGATGGCACCGCGGGTGGAAAGAACATGTGTCAAATGCCTTGTGGAG ATCTGCTAAAGGATGATCTCAAGGCTTCAGTTGACTGTTTAAAGCTCATTGTCAAAAGAGAGGGACTACAGTCATG GGAGACCTGGGATAAGTACTGTAATGGCAGGAAGATGTCTCGCTGGGAGAAAGGTTGTGATCTGAAGAAGAAGAATGCTGAAGACTTCAGCCAATGA